A window from Citrus sinensis cultivar Valencia sweet orange chromosome 3, DVS_A1.0, whole genome shotgun sequence encodes these proteins:
- the LOC107177588 gene encoding K(+) efflux antiporter 4-like isoform X1, producing MGKQLEHHGLHMLGDSASSMLCNDDLRRLLAGDFTSNLKLLQNYPPTNISHLLYVANNDKLGLSLDLGSFIVGVMISTTDFAKHTLDQEACRSLCKFQFSFRVLSEDDIVAGIFTGSLARNLIVGVLALIFGIFVG from the exons ATGGGTAAACAACTGGAGCATCATGGATTGCACATGCTAG GAGACTCTGCTTCGAGTATGTTGTGCAATGATGATTTGAGGCGTTTGCTAGCAGGGGATTTCACCTCTAATCTCAAGCTACTCCAAAATTATCCACCAACAAACATAAGCCATCTGCTCTATGTTGCAAACAA TGATAAGCTGGGCCTCAGTCTTGATCTGGGTTCATTCATAGTTGGAGTGATGATATCTACCACTGACTTTGCTAAACATACTTTAGATCAG GAAGCTTGCAGGTCGCTTTGTAAGTTTCAATTTTCGTTTAGAGTGCTATCAGAAGATGATATTGTTGCTGGAATTTTTACAGGAAGTCTTGCTAGAAATCTTATTGTTGGAGTACTTGCATTAATCTTTGGAATTTTTGTTGGGTAA
- the LOC102618249 gene encoding uncharacterized protein LOC102618249 isoform X3 codes for MATGIDIDQLKKGLFKSAMKGKWKEVVENYGKDDRIHEARITRSGGTALHIAVSDGQEEIVEDLVRIIHEKQQLKVLKIGDERGSTPLHIAAGLGNVSMCECIATADPKLIGERNHENETPFFLAARHGHKDAFLCLHYLCASVDDGYNYSRRKNGETILHYAISGYYFVDLAFQIIHLYEKLVNFVNERGVSPLHLLATKPNAFRSGSHLGLCTGIIYHCISVDKLQEETSYDQHLFTTIKKQTNYPENYETCLNFIRLLKTMVIVLFNRGNTKKEPTPRDAEDPERSKGEESRHNIGAQGHQFFPPNYGTCFEFVKLVSKPMLVILGLGSTKIRKIRDEKQKHTWSVQILDELLRRTSLYEYDYVGGKPLRRPSSQVEEDETIPYAIVDGGDTDADLEGDQQPDTSLTDHNVVTDTHKLSRNNGKNSEDRNEGGKTGSTIPDTVKRETPILIAAKNGITEIVEKILKSFPVAILDMNSEKKNVMLLAVENRQRHVYQLLLKTAIIQETVFRKVDDQGNSALHLAATLGDHKPWLIPGAALQMQWELKWYEFVRDSMPFHFFVRYNDQNKSAKDVFTETHKKLVQAGGQWLTQTSEACTVMAALIATVAFTSSSNVPGGVNGETGDPNLKDQLAFNVFAFSSLVALSFSMTALVVFFAIKTSRFQEQDFRKDLPEKLLLGLTSLFVSIASMMISFWAGHFLVVRDKLKSAAFPVYAVTCLPVTLFAIARFPLYYYLIWAIFKKVPQRSYQSIPP; via the exons ATGGCGACTGGGATTGACATTGATCAACTTAAAAAGGGTTTGTTCAAGAGTGCCATGAAAGGTAAGTGGAAAGAAGTCGTTGAAAATTACGGGAAAGATGACAGAATTCACGAGGCCAGGATCACACGATCAGGCGGGACAGCGTTGCACATTGCTGTCTCCGATGGGCAAGAAGAGATAGTGGAAGATCTTGTGAGGATAATTCACGAAAAGCAGCAGCTCAAAGTCTTAAAAATTGGAGACGAGCGAGGCAGCACGCCTTTGCACATCGCAGCCGGGCTGGGGAATGTGAGCATGTGCGAATGCATTGCTACTGCCGATCCAAAATTGATTGGCGAGCGTAACCACGAAAACGAAACCCCTTTCTTCTTGGCTGCTCGTCATGGCCATAAGGATGCCTTCCTTTGCCTGCATTATCTCTGTGCCTCTGTAGACGATGGCTATAATTACTCCAGAAGAAAGAATGGCGAGACTATTCTTCACTATGCCATCTCTGGGTACTACTTCG TAGATTTGGCATTTCAAATAATTCATCTATATGAAAAACTTGTTAACTTTGTGAACGAGCGAGGAGTGTCCCCACTCCACCTCCTCGCCACAAAGCCCAATGCCTTCAGAAGCGGTAGCCACCTCGGGCTTTGCACTGGTATCATATATCATT GTATATCCGTTGATAAGCTTCAGGAGGAGACATCTTATGACCAGCATCTGTTCACAACAATTAAAAAGCAAACGAACTACCCAGAGAACTACGAAACATGCCTCAACTTCATTAGACTGCTGAAAACGATGGTCATAGTTT TGTTTAATAGAGGAAATACAAAGAAAGAACCAACGCCAAGAGATGCAGAGGACCCTGAAAGGTCAAAAG GAGAAGAATCAAGGCATAATATTGGAGCTCAAGGTCACCAATTTTTTCCTCCCAATTATGGAACCTGCTTTGAGTTTGTCAAGCTAGTCTCCAAGCCAATGCTAGTCATTCTTGGTTTGG GATCAACCAAGATAAGGAAGATCCGAGATGAGAAACAGAAACACACATGGTCTGTTCAGATTCTGGATGAACTTCTACGGCGCACTTCTCTGTATGAGTATGACTACGTTGGAGGAAAACCCCTACGCCGGCCATCATCACAAGTAGAAGAAGACGAGACAATTCCTTACGCAATTGTTGATGGTGGCGACACTGATGCCGACTTGGAAGGTGATCAGCAGCCAGATACCTCCCTAACTGATCACAACGTTGTTACTGACACCCACAAACTGAGCCGAAACAATGGAAAAAATTCAGAAGACAGAAATGAAGGAg GTAAAACAGGGAGTACTATCCCTGACACGGTAAAGAGGGAGACCCCAATTTTAATCGCGGCAAAGAATGGAATAACCGAAATAGTGgagaaaattctaaaatcatTTCCAGTGGCAATCCTTGACATGAACTCGGAGAAGAAGAATGTAATGCTGTTGGCTGTGGAGAATAGGCAACGCCATGTGTATCAGCTCTTACTCAAGACAGCAATCATACAAGAGACTGTGTTTCGTAAAGTGGATGACCAAGGAAACAGTGCATTGCACCTCGCTGCAACTTTAGGAGACCATAAGCCATGGCTGATTCCGGGGGCCGCTTTACAAATGCAATGGGAACTGAAGTGGTACGAG TTTGTCAGAGACTCAATGCCATTCCACTTCTTTGTTCGTTACAACGATCAAAACAAGTCTGCAAAAGATGTCTTCACCGAGACACACAAAAAGCTTGTCCAAGCAGGCGGCCAATGGCTAACCCAGACGTCCGAGGCATGCACGGTCATGGCTGCACTCATCGCCACGGTTGCTTTCACCTCCTCATCCAACGTGCCAGGTGGAGTCAATGGCGAAACCGGAGATCCGAACCTCAAAGACCAGCTGGCATTCAACGTATTCGCTTTCTCATCTCTCGTAGCTCTATCCTTCTCTATGACAGCTTTGGTCGTATTCTTCGCAATAAAAACGTCTCGGTTCCAGGAACAAGATTTCCGTAAAGATTTGCCTGAAAAACTCTTGCTTGGATTAACTTCACTGTTCGTGTCCATAGCTTCAATGATGATATCTTTCTGGGCTGGACACTTTCTTGTGGTtagagataaattaaaatccgCAGCATTCCCAGTATACGCGGTGACGTGCCTGCCAGTAACTCTCTTCGCTATAGCTCGATTCCcgctttattattatcttatttgGGCTATCTTTAAGAAGGTGCCGCAACGGAGCTACCAGTCGATTCCTCCGTAA
- the LOC102618249 gene encoding uncharacterized protein LOC102618249 isoform X2: MATGIDIDQLKKGLFKSAMKGKWKEVVENYGKDDRIHEARITRSGGTALHIAVSDGQEEIVEDLVRIIHEKQQLKVLKIGDERGSTPLHIAAGLGNVSMCECIATADPKLIGERNHENETPFFLAARHGHKDAFLCLHYLCASVDDGYNYSRRKNGETILHYAISGYYFDLAFQIIHLYEKLVNFVNERGVSPLHLLATKPNAFRSGSHLGLCTGIIYHCISVDKLQEETSYDQHLFTTIKKQTNYPENYETCLNFIRLLKTMVIVLFNRGNTKKEPTPRDAEDPERSKGNDGTGDQGEESRHNIGAQGHQFFPPNYGTCFEFVKLVSKPMLVILGLGSTKIRKIRDEKQKHTWSVQILDELLRRTSLYEYDYVGGKPLRRPSSQVEEDETIPYAIVDGGDTDADLEGDQQPDTSLTDHNVVTDTHKLSRNNGKNSEDRNEGGKTGSTIPDTVKRETPILIAAKNGITEIVEKILKSFPVAILDMNSEKKNVMLLAVENRQRHVYQLLLKTAIIQETVFRKVDDQGNSALHLAATLGDHKPWLIPGAALQMQWELKWYEFVRDSMPFHFFVRYNDQNKSAKDVFTETHKKLVQAGGQWLTQTSEACTVMAALIATVAFTSSSNVPGGVNGETGDPNLKDQLAFNVFAFSSLVALSFSMTALVVFFAIKTSRFQEQDFRKDLPEKLLLGLTSLFVSIASMMISFWAGHFLVVRDKLKSAAFPVYAVTCLPVTLFAIARFPLYYYLIWAIFKKVPQRSYQSIPP; the protein is encoded by the exons ATGGCGACTGGGATTGACATTGATCAACTTAAAAAGGGTTTGTTCAAGAGTGCCATGAAAGGTAAGTGGAAAGAAGTCGTTGAAAATTACGGGAAAGATGACAGAATTCACGAGGCCAGGATCACACGATCAGGCGGGACAGCGTTGCACATTGCTGTCTCCGATGGGCAAGAAGAGATAGTGGAAGATCTTGTGAGGATAATTCACGAAAAGCAGCAGCTCAAAGTCTTAAAAATTGGAGACGAGCGAGGCAGCACGCCTTTGCACATCGCAGCCGGGCTGGGGAATGTGAGCATGTGCGAATGCATTGCTACTGCCGATCCAAAATTGATTGGCGAGCGTAACCACGAAAACGAAACCCCTTTCTTCTTGGCTGCTCGTCATGGCCATAAGGATGCCTTCCTTTGCCTGCATTATCTCTGTGCCTCTGTAGACGATGGCTATAATTACTCCAGAAGAAAGAATGGCGAGACTATTCTTCACTATGCCATCTCTGGGTACTACTTCG ATTTGGCATTTCAAATAATTCATCTATATGAAAAACTTGTTAACTTTGTGAACGAGCGAGGAGTGTCCCCACTCCACCTCCTCGCCACAAAGCCCAATGCCTTCAGAAGCGGTAGCCACCTCGGGCTTTGCACTGGTATCATATATCATT GTATATCCGTTGATAAGCTTCAGGAGGAGACATCTTATGACCAGCATCTGTTCACAACAATTAAAAAGCAAACGAACTACCCAGAGAACTACGAAACATGCCTCAACTTCATTAGACTGCTGAAAACGATGGTCATAGTTT TGTTTAATAGAGGAAATACAAAGAAAGAACCAACGCCAAGAGATGCAGAGGACCCTGAAAGGTCAAAAGGTAATGACGGAACTGGAGATCAAG GAGAAGAATCAAGGCATAATATTGGAGCTCAAGGTCACCAATTTTTTCCTCCCAATTATGGAACCTGCTTTGAGTTTGTCAAGCTAGTCTCCAAGCCAATGCTAGTCATTCTTGGTTTGG GATCAACCAAGATAAGGAAGATCCGAGATGAGAAACAGAAACACACATGGTCTGTTCAGATTCTGGATGAACTTCTACGGCGCACTTCTCTGTATGAGTATGACTACGTTGGAGGAAAACCCCTACGCCGGCCATCATCACAAGTAGAAGAAGACGAGACAATTCCTTACGCAATTGTTGATGGTGGCGACACTGATGCCGACTTGGAAGGTGATCAGCAGCCAGATACCTCCCTAACTGATCACAACGTTGTTACTGACACCCACAAACTGAGCCGAAACAATGGAAAAAATTCAGAAGACAGAAATGAAGGAg GTAAAACAGGGAGTACTATCCCTGACACGGTAAAGAGGGAGACCCCAATTTTAATCGCGGCAAAGAATGGAATAACCGAAATAGTGgagaaaattctaaaatcatTTCCAGTGGCAATCCTTGACATGAACTCGGAGAAGAAGAATGTAATGCTGTTGGCTGTGGAGAATAGGCAACGCCATGTGTATCAGCTCTTACTCAAGACAGCAATCATACAAGAGACTGTGTTTCGTAAAGTGGATGACCAAGGAAACAGTGCATTGCACCTCGCTGCAACTTTAGGAGACCATAAGCCATGGCTGATTCCGGGGGCCGCTTTACAAATGCAATGGGAACTGAAGTGGTACGAG TTTGTCAGAGACTCAATGCCATTCCACTTCTTTGTTCGTTACAACGATCAAAACAAGTCTGCAAAAGATGTCTTCACCGAGACACACAAAAAGCTTGTCCAAGCAGGCGGCCAATGGCTAACCCAGACGTCCGAGGCATGCACGGTCATGGCTGCACTCATCGCCACGGTTGCTTTCACCTCCTCATCCAACGTGCCAGGTGGAGTCAATGGCGAAACCGGAGATCCGAACCTCAAAGACCAGCTGGCATTCAACGTATTCGCTTTCTCATCTCTCGTAGCTCTATCCTTCTCTATGACAGCTTTGGTCGTATTCTTCGCAATAAAAACGTCTCGGTTCCAGGAACAAGATTTCCGTAAAGATTTGCCTGAAAAACTCTTGCTTGGATTAACTTCACTGTTCGTGTCCATAGCTTCAATGATGATATCTTTCTGGGCTGGACACTTTCTTGTGGTtagagataaattaaaatccgCAGCATTCCCAGTATACGCGGTGACGTGCCTGCCAGTAACTCTCTTCGCTATAGCTCGATTCCcgctttattattatcttatttgGGCTATCTTTAAGAAGGTGCCGCAACGGAGCTACCAGTCGATTCCTCCGTAA
- the LOC127901493 gene encoding chlorophyllase-1, chloroplastic has protein sequence MAAMVDAKPAASVQGTPLLATATLPVFTRGIYSTKRITLETSSPSSPPPPKPLIIVTPAGKGTFNVILFLHGTSLSNKSYSKIFDHIASHGFIVVAPQLYTSIPPPSATNELNSAAEVAEWLPQGLQQNLPENTEANVSLVAVMGHSRGGQTAFALSLRYGFGAVIGLDPVAGTSKTTGLDPSILSFDSFDFSIPVTVIGTGLGGVARCITACAPEGANHEEFFNRCKNSSRAHFVATDYGHMDILDDNPSDVKSWALSKYFCKNGNESRDPMRRCVSGIVVAFLKDFFYGDAEDFRQILKDPSFAPIKLDSVEYIDASSMLTTTHVKV, from the exons ATGGCAGCAATGGTGGACGCCAAGCCTGCAGCTTCAGTGCAAGGCACTCCCCTTTTGGCTACGGCCACACTTCCGGTATTTACAAGAGGAATTTATTCCACAAAACGCATCACGCTGGAGACATCATCTCCATCCTCACCACCTCCTCCAAAGCCATTGATTATCGTCACGCCAGCCGGAAAAGGAACTTTTAATGTCATCTTGTTCCTTCATGGCACTTCTCTCAGCAACAAAAGCTATTCGAAGATCTTTGACCACATAGCGTCCCATGGATTCATCGTTGTTGCTCCTCAG CTATACACCAGTATCCCGCCACCAAGTGCAACCAATGAACTTAACAGCGCAGCAGAAGTCGCGGAGTGGCTACCCCAAGGCCTGCAGCAAAATCTCCCAGAAAATACTGAAGCGAACGTAAGCTTGGTTGCTGTTATGGGGCACAGTCGCGGAGGACAAACGGCTTTTGCTCTATCACTACGCTATGGATTCGGTGCAGTAATAGGGCTAGACCCCGTTGCTGGGACTAGTAAAACCACTGGACTTGATCCCTCGATTCTTTCTTTCGACTCTTTCGACTTCTCGATTCCCGTTACTGTGATTGGCACCGGACTCGGCGGCGTGGCTAGGTGCATCACCGCTTGTGCACCTGAAGGAGCAAACCATGAAGAGTTTTTCAACAGATGCAAGAACTCTTCTCGTGCTCATTTTGTTGCTACAGATTATGGTCACATGGACATTTTGGATGATAATCCATCAGACGTAAAGTCTTGGGCGCTTTCGAAATACTTTTGCAAAAATGGAAACGAATCGAGGGATCCAATGAGAAGATGTGTGAGTGGGATTGTGGTGGCGTTTCtgaaggattttttttatggtgATGCTGAGGATTTTAGGCAAATCCTGAAAGACCCTTCTTTTGCTCCTATAAAGCTTGATTCTGTTGAGTACATTGATGCATCAAGCATGCTTACGACAACTCATGTAAAAGTTTAA
- the LOC127901492 gene encoding uncharacterized protein LOC127901492: MATGIDIDQLKKGLFKSAMKGKWNEVVENYGKDDRIHEARITRSGGTALHIAVSDGQEGVVEDLVGIIQEKQQLKVLKIGDERGSTPLHIAAGLGNVSMCKCIATADPRLIGERNHENETPFFLAALHGHKDAFLCLHYLCASVDDGYTYSRRNEGDTVLHCAISGDYFDLAFQIIHRCEKLVNSVNEQGVSPLHLLATKPNAFRSGSHLGLCTGIIYHCISVDKLQEETSYDQYQLETSKKQTNYPENYETCLNFIRLLKTMFIVLSNRGNTKKEQTPTDAEDPERSKGIDDSGDQGEESRHNFGAQGHQFFPPNYGTCFEFVKLVMLVPKAMLVILALGSTKIRKIREKKQKHTWSVQILDELLRRASLYEYDDDGGKPLRRPSSQAEEDETSPYPIVDGGDTDAVLEGKTGSTIPDMAKRETPILIAAKNGITEIVEKILESFPVAIHDMNSEKKNIVLLAVENRQPHVYQLLLKTTIMKDSVFRKVDDQGNSALHLAATLGDHKPWLTPGAALQMQWELRWYEFVKESMPLHFFVPYNKQDKSAEDLFTETHISLVQEGDQWLIKTSEACTVMAALIATVAFTSSSNVPGGVNGETGDPNLKDQLAFNVFAISSLVALSFSITALVVFFTITTSQFQERDFRNDLPGKLLLGFTSLFVSIASMLISFCAGHFLVVRDNLKYAAFPLYAGTGLPLTLFAIARFPHCVYLFWATFKKVPQKRKLECKFS; encoded by the exons ATGGCGACTGGGATTGACATTGATCAACTTAAAAAGGGTTTGTTCAAGAGTGCCATGAAAGGTAAGTGGAACGAAGTCGTTGAAAATTACGGGAAAGATGACAGAATTCACGAGGCCAGGATCACACGATCAGGCGGGACAGCGTTGCACATTGCTGTCTCCGATGGGCAAGAAGGGGTAGTGGAAGATCTTGTGGGGATAATTCAAGAAAAGCAGCAGCTCAAAGTCTTAAAAATTGGAGACGAGCGAGGCAGCACGCCTTTGCACATCGCAGCCGGGCTGGGGAATGTGAGCATGTGCAAATGCATTGCTACTGCCGATCCAAGATTGATTGGCGAGCGTAACCACGAAAACGAAACCCCTTTCTTCTTGGCTGCTCTTCATGGCCATAAGGATGCCTTCCTTTGCCTGCATTATCTCTGTGCCTCTGTAGACGATGGCTATACTTACTCTAGAAGAAACGAGGGCGATACTGTTCTTCACTGTGCTATCTCTGGGGACTACTTCG ATTTGGCATTTCAAATAATTCATCGATGTGAAAAACTTGTTAACTCTGTGAACGAGCAAGGAGTGTCCCCACTCCACCTCCTCGCCACAAAGCCCAATGCCTTCAGAAGCGGTAGCCACCTCGGGCTTTGCACCGGTATCATATATCATT GTATATCCGTTGATAAGCTTCAGGAGGAGACATCTTATGACCAGTATCAGTTGGAAACAAGTAAAAAGCAAACGAACTACCCAGAGAACTACGAAACATGCCTCAACTTCATTAGACTGCTGAAAACGATGTTCATAGTTT TGTCTAACAGAGGAAATACAAAGAAAGAACAGACGCCAACAGATGCAGAGGACCCTGAAAGGTCAAAAGGTATCGACGACAGTGGAGATCAAG GAGAAGAATCAAGGCATAATTTTGGAGCTCAAGGTCACCAATTTTTTCCTCCCAATTATGGAACCTGCTTTGAGTTTGTCAAGCTAGTCATGCTAGTCCCCAAGGCAATGCTAGTTATTCTTGCTTTGG GATCAACCAAGATAAGAAAGATCCGAGAGAAGAAACAGAAACACACATGGTCTGTTCAGATTCTGGATGAACTTCTACGGCGCGCTTCTCTGTATGAGTATGACGACGATGGAGGAAAACCCCTACGCCGGCCATCATCACAAGCAGAAGAAGACGAGACAAGTCCTTACCCAATTGTTGATGGTGGCGACACTGATGCCGTCTTGGAAG GTAAAACAGGGAGTACTATCCCTGACATGGCAAAGAGGGAGACCCCAATTTTAATCGCGGCAAAGAATGGAATTACCGAAATAGTGGAGAAAATTCTAGAATCATTTCCAGTGGCAATCCATGACATGAACTCGGAGAAGAAGAATATAGTGCTGTTGGCTGTGGAGAATAGGCAACCCCATGTGTATCAGCTCTTACTCAAGACAACAATCATGAAAGACAGTGTGTTTCGTAAAGTGGATGACCAAGGAAACAGTGCATTGCACCTCGCTGCAACTTTAGGAGACCATAAGCCATGGCTGACACCGGGGGCCGCTTTACAAATGCAATGGGAACTCAGGTGGTACGAG TTTGTTAAGGAATCAATGCCACTCCACTTCTTTGTTCCTTACAACAAGCAAGACAAGTCTGCAGAAGATTTATTCACCGAAACACACATAAGCCTTGTCCAAGAAGGCGACCAATGGCTAATCAAGACGTCCGAGGCATGCACGGTCATGGCTGCACTCATTGCCACGGTTGCTTTCACTTCCTCATCCAACGTGCCTGGTGGAGTCAATGGCGAAACCGGAGATCCGAACCTCAAAGACCAGCTGGCATTCAACGTATTCGCTATCTCATCTCTCGTAGCTCTATCCTTCTCTATTACAGCTTTGGTCGTATTCTTCACAATAACAACGTCTCAGTTCCAGGAACGAGATTTCCGTAATGATTTGCCTGGAAAACTCTTGCTTGGCTTCACTTCACTGTTCGTGTCCATAGCTTCAATGCTGATATCTTTCTGCGCTGGACACTTTCTTGTGGTTAgagataatttaaaatacGCAGCATTCCCACTATACGCGGGGACGGGCCTGCCATTAACTCTCTTCGCTATAGCTCGATTCCCGCATTGTGTTTATCTTTTTTGGGCTACCTTTAAGAAGGTGccgcaaaaaagaaaacttgagTGTAAATTTAGCTGA
- the LOC102618249 gene encoding uncharacterized protein LOC102618249 isoform X1 codes for MATGIDIDQLKKGLFKSAMKGKWKEVVENYGKDDRIHEARITRSGGTALHIAVSDGQEEIVEDLVRIIHEKQQLKVLKIGDERGSTPLHIAAGLGNVSMCECIATADPKLIGERNHENETPFFLAARHGHKDAFLCLHYLCASVDDGYNYSRRKNGETILHYAISGYYFVDLAFQIIHLYEKLVNFVNERGVSPLHLLATKPNAFRSGSHLGLCTGIIYHCISVDKLQEETSYDQHLFTTIKKQTNYPENYETCLNFIRLLKTMVIVLFNRGNTKKEPTPRDAEDPERSKGNDGTGDQGEESRHNIGAQGHQFFPPNYGTCFEFVKLVSKPMLVILGLGSTKIRKIRDEKQKHTWSVQILDELLRRTSLYEYDYVGGKPLRRPSSQVEEDETIPYAIVDGGDTDADLEGDQQPDTSLTDHNVVTDTHKLSRNNGKNSEDRNEGGKTGSTIPDTVKRETPILIAAKNGITEIVEKILKSFPVAILDMNSEKKNVMLLAVENRQRHVYQLLLKTAIIQETVFRKVDDQGNSALHLAATLGDHKPWLIPGAALQMQWELKWYEFVRDSMPFHFFVRYNDQNKSAKDVFTETHKKLVQAGGQWLTQTSEACTVMAALIATVAFTSSSNVPGGVNGETGDPNLKDQLAFNVFAFSSLVALSFSMTALVVFFAIKTSRFQEQDFRKDLPEKLLLGLTSLFVSIASMMISFWAGHFLVVRDKLKSAAFPVYAVTCLPVTLFAIARFPLYYYLIWAIFKKVPQRSYQSIPP; via the exons ATGGCGACTGGGATTGACATTGATCAACTTAAAAAGGGTTTGTTCAAGAGTGCCATGAAAGGTAAGTGGAAAGAAGTCGTTGAAAATTACGGGAAAGATGACAGAATTCACGAGGCCAGGATCACACGATCAGGCGGGACAGCGTTGCACATTGCTGTCTCCGATGGGCAAGAAGAGATAGTGGAAGATCTTGTGAGGATAATTCACGAAAAGCAGCAGCTCAAAGTCTTAAAAATTGGAGACGAGCGAGGCAGCACGCCTTTGCACATCGCAGCCGGGCTGGGGAATGTGAGCATGTGCGAATGCATTGCTACTGCCGATCCAAAATTGATTGGCGAGCGTAACCACGAAAACGAAACCCCTTTCTTCTTGGCTGCTCGTCATGGCCATAAGGATGCCTTCCTTTGCCTGCATTATCTCTGTGCCTCTGTAGACGATGGCTATAATTACTCCAGAAGAAAGAATGGCGAGACTATTCTTCACTATGCCATCTCTGGGTACTACTTCG TAGATTTGGCATTTCAAATAATTCATCTATATGAAAAACTTGTTAACTTTGTGAACGAGCGAGGAGTGTCCCCACTCCACCTCCTCGCCACAAAGCCCAATGCCTTCAGAAGCGGTAGCCACCTCGGGCTTTGCACTGGTATCATATATCATT GTATATCCGTTGATAAGCTTCAGGAGGAGACATCTTATGACCAGCATCTGTTCACAACAATTAAAAAGCAAACGAACTACCCAGAGAACTACGAAACATGCCTCAACTTCATTAGACTGCTGAAAACGATGGTCATAGTTT TGTTTAATAGAGGAAATACAAAGAAAGAACCAACGCCAAGAGATGCAGAGGACCCTGAAAGGTCAAAAGGTAATGACGGAACTGGAGATCAAG GAGAAGAATCAAGGCATAATATTGGAGCTCAAGGTCACCAATTTTTTCCTCCCAATTATGGAACCTGCTTTGAGTTTGTCAAGCTAGTCTCCAAGCCAATGCTAGTCATTCTTGGTTTGG GATCAACCAAGATAAGGAAGATCCGAGATGAGAAACAGAAACACACATGGTCTGTTCAGATTCTGGATGAACTTCTACGGCGCACTTCTCTGTATGAGTATGACTACGTTGGAGGAAAACCCCTACGCCGGCCATCATCACAAGTAGAAGAAGACGAGACAATTCCTTACGCAATTGTTGATGGTGGCGACACTGATGCCGACTTGGAAGGTGATCAGCAGCCAGATACCTCCCTAACTGATCACAACGTTGTTACTGACACCCACAAACTGAGCCGAAACAATGGAAAAAATTCAGAAGACAGAAATGAAGGAg GTAAAACAGGGAGTACTATCCCTGACACGGTAAAGAGGGAGACCCCAATTTTAATCGCGGCAAAGAATGGAATAACCGAAATAGTGgagaaaattctaaaatcatTTCCAGTGGCAATCCTTGACATGAACTCGGAGAAGAAGAATGTAATGCTGTTGGCTGTGGAGAATAGGCAACGCCATGTGTATCAGCTCTTACTCAAGACAGCAATCATACAAGAGACTGTGTTTCGTAAAGTGGATGACCAAGGAAACAGTGCATTGCACCTCGCTGCAACTTTAGGAGACCATAAGCCATGGCTGATTCCGGGGGCCGCTTTACAAATGCAATGGGAACTGAAGTGGTACGAG TTTGTCAGAGACTCAATGCCATTCCACTTCTTTGTTCGTTACAACGATCAAAACAAGTCTGCAAAAGATGTCTTCACCGAGACACACAAAAAGCTTGTCCAAGCAGGCGGCCAATGGCTAACCCAGACGTCCGAGGCATGCACGGTCATGGCTGCACTCATCGCCACGGTTGCTTTCACCTCCTCATCCAACGTGCCAGGTGGAGTCAATGGCGAAACCGGAGATCCGAACCTCAAAGACCAGCTGGCATTCAACGTATTCGCTTTCTCATCTCTCGTAGCTCTATCCTTCTCTATGACAGCTTTGGTCGTATTCTTCGCAATAAAAACGTCTCGGTTCCAGGAACAAGATTTCCGTAAAGATTTGCCTGAAAAACTCTTGCTTGGATTAACTTCACTGTTCGTGTCCATAGCTTCAATGATGATATCTTTCTGGGCTGGACACTTTCTTGTGGTtagagataaattaaaatccgCAGCATTCCCAGTATACGCGGTGACGTGCCTGCCAGTAACTCTCTTCGCTATAGCTCGATTCCcgctttattattatcttatttgGGCTATCTTTAAGAAGGTGCCGCAACGGAGCTACCAGTCGATTCCTCCGTAA
- the LOC107177588 gene encoding uncharacterized protein LOC107177588 isoform X2, translating to MGKQLEHHGLHMLGDSASSMLCNDDLRRLLAGDFTSNLKLLQNYPPTNISHLLYVANNDKLGLSLDLGSFIVGVMISTTDFAKHTLDQEVLLEILLLEYLH from the exons ATGGGTAAACAACTGGAGCATCATGGATTGCACATGCTAG GAGACTCTGCTTCGAGTATGTTGTGCAATGATGATTTGAGGCGTTTGCTAGCAGGGGATTTCACCTCTAATCTCAAGCTACTCCAAAATTATCCACCAACAAACATAAGCCATCTGCTCTATGTTGCAAACAA TGATAAGCTGGGCCTCAGTCTTGATCTGGGTTCATTCATAGTTGGAGTGATGATATCTACCACTGACTTTGCTAAACATACTTTAGATCAG GAAGTCTTGCTAGAAATCTTATTGTTGGAGTACTTGCATTAA